In Caldilineales bacterium, a single genomic region encodes these proteins:
- the aroF gene encoding 3-deoxy-7-phosphoheptulonate synthase: MVIVMKPNSTAAEIGAVIARVQEFGATPHPIYGVERTVVAVVGETRYVDREAFLIMPGVEQITRISAPYKLASRESHPDDTVIRLNGVSIGGRELVVMAGPCSVESREQLLETAQAVKEAGAQILRGGAFKPRTSPYSFQGLGLKGLEILAEARERYGLLIVTEVMTPDAVPMVTEYADVLQIGARNIQNYGLLHAVGRVQRPVLLKRGMMSSMEELLMSAEYILAGGNYRVMLCERGIRTFEKYTRNTFDLNAIPVLKQLSHLPVIADPSHGTGRWDIVPAMSLAAVAAGADGLIIEVHPNPAEAISDGAQSLKPERFAELVRQIKRVAEAVDRTLK; encoded by the coding sequence ATGGTCATCGTTATGAAACCCAATTCCACCGCTGCCGAGATCGGGGCGGTGATCGCCCGCGTGCAGGAATTCGGCGCCACGCCCCACCCCATCTACGGCGTCGAGCGCACCGTGGTGGCCGTGGTGGGCGAGACGCGCTATGTCGACCGCGAAGCCTTTTTGATCATGCCGGGCGTGGAGCAGATCACCCGTATCAGCGCGCCCTATAAGCTGGCCAGCCGCGAGTCGCACCCCGACGACACCGTGATCCGGCTCAACGGCGTCAGCATCGGCGGCCGCGAGTTGGTGGTCATGGCCGGGCCGTGTTCGGTGGAAAGCCGCGAGCAGTTGCTAGAAACGGCGCAAGCAGTGAAAGAGGCGGGGGCGCAGATCTTGCGCGGAGGGGCGTTCAAGCCGCGCACCTCGCCCTATTCTTTCCAGGGTCTGGGCCTGAAGGGGTTGGAGATCCTGGCCGAGGCGCGCGAACGCTATGGTCTGCTAATCGTCACCGAGGTGATGACGCCGGACGCCGTGCCGATGGTGACCGAATATGCCGACGTGTTGCAGATCGGCGCCCGCAATATCCAGAATTATGGCCTTTTGCACGCCGTCGGCCGGGTGCAGCGCCCGGTCTTGCTCAAGCGGGGGATGATGAGCAGCATGGAGGAGTTGCTGATGTCGGCCGAGTACATCCTGGCTGGCGGCAATTACCGGGTCATGTTGTGCGAGCGCGGCATCCGCACCTTCGAGAAATACACCCGCAACACCTTCGACCTCAACGCCATCCCTGTGCTCAAACAGCTCAGCCACCTGCCGGTGATCGCTGACCCCAGCCACGGCACCGGACGCTGGGACATCGTGCCCGCGATGTCGTTGGCGGCGGTGGCGGCTGGCGCGGATGGGCTGATTATCGAGGTGCATCCGAACCCCGCCGAAGCCATCTCCGACGGCGCCCAATCGCTCAAACCCGAACGCTTCGCCGAACTCGTGCGCCAGATCAAGCGCGTCGCCGAAGCTGTCGATCGCACGCTGAAATGA
- the aroH gene encoding chorismate mutase translates to MVCRGVRGATTVETNSREAILRETRRLLALIIRLNGIEAEDVASAIFTTTRDIDAEYPALAARQLGWLDAALLCGHEMDVPNGLPHCIRILVHWNTTKKPAEIRHVYLGEATRLRPDKAELPPLDEGELERWIDDQLLAWQQGGGGKR, encoded by the coding sequence ATGGTCTGTCGAGGCGTGCGCGGCGCCACCACCGTCGAAACTAACTCGCGCGAGGCCATCTTGCGCGAGACGCGTCGCCTTTTGGCGCTGATCATCCGGCTCAACGGCATCGAGGCCGAGGATGTGGCCAGCGCCATCTTCACCACCACGCGCGACATCGATGCCGAGTATCCCGCCCTGGCCGCCCGGCAGCTGGGTTGGCTGGATGCCGCTCTGCTCTGCGGGCACGAGATGGATGTGCCCAACGGCTTGCCGCACTGCATCCGCATCCTGGTGCACTGGAACACGACCAAAAAACCGGCCGAGATCCGGCACGTCTACCTGGGCGAAGCCACCCGCCTGCGGCCCGACAAGGCGGAACTCCCCCCCCTGGATGAAGGCGAACTGGAGCGATGGATCGATGATCAACTGCTGGCCTGGCAGCAAGGCGGCGGAGGCAAGCGATGA
- the pheA gene encoding prephenate dehydratase: MSAAQVVAFQGEHGAFSEEAIRQHFGAEAITLPCHAFEEIFAAVEDGRAAYGALPVENSVAGSINKAYDLLLDHDLKVWGEVLLRVRHNLLALPGVSLDQITTVRSHPQALAQCERFLNRHGWQAVPWYDTAGSAKELAATPAPGVAVIASSLAAEIYGLEVLAAGIEDLAFNYTRFFIVGRGDPPPAERAKTSLVFATAHSPGALVACLNEFASRGINLTKLESRPRRNRPWHYVFYLDFEGHWQDEPCRAALVGLLARAAFIKLLGSYPAAALPDHNSVAQSALLQI, translated from the coding sequence ATGAGCGCCGCGCAGGTGGTGGCCTTCCAGGGCGAGCACGGGGCCTTCAGCGAGGAGGCGATCCGCCAGCATTTCGGCGCTGAGGCGATCACGCTGCCTTGCCATGCCTTCGAGGAGATCTTCGCCGCGGTGGAGGATGGCCGGGCGGCCTACGGCGCTCTGCCGGTGGAAAACTCGGTGGCGGGGTCGATCAACAAGGCCTATGATCTCTTGTTGGATCATGACCTGAAAGTGTGGGGCGAGGTGTTGCTGCGGGTGCGACACAACCTGCTGGCGCTGCCCGGCGTCAGCCTCGACCAGATCACCACCGTGCGCTCGCATCCCCAGGCCCTGGCCCAATGCGAGCGTTTTCTGAACCGTCACGGCTGGCAGGCTGTGCCCTGGTACGATACCGCCGGCAGCGCCAAAGAGCTGGCCGCGACCCCGGCGCCTGGTGTGGCTGTCATCGCCAGCAGCCTGGCCGCCGAAATCTACGGTCTCGAGGTGCTGGCGGCCGGCATCGAAGACCTGGCCTTCAACTACACCCGCTTTTTCATCGTTGGTCGCGGCGACCCGCCCCCGGCCGAGCGGGCCAAGACCTCGCTCGTCTTCGCCACCGCCCATTCGCCCGGCGCGCTGGTGGCCTGTCTGAACGAATTCGCCTCGCGCGGGATCAATCTCACCAAGCTGGAAAGCCGGCCGCGGCGCAACCGGCCCTGGCACTACGTCTTCTATCTCGATTTCGAGGGCCACTGGCAGGACGAGCCATGCCGGGCGGCCCTGGTGGGGCTGCTGGCCCGCGCTGCCTTCATCAAACTACTCGGCTCCTACCCCGCCGCGGCCCTGCCTGATCACAACAGCGTAGCCCAAAGCGCACTCTTGCAGATTTAG
- a CDS encoding GxxExxY protein → MPEEKVLLLHEETTGLVLKAFYHVYNALGYGFSEHVYENAMVIALRKLGLKVEQQKEITVYYEGEAVGFFKADLLVSNLVVVELKAAKALDDEHEAQLLNYLKATTYEVGQLLNFGPKPERVRRAYSNINKGSLSWTHP, encoded by the coding sequence ATGCCAGAGGAAAAAGTACTGCTTTTGCACGAAGAAACCACGGGGCTGGTTCTGAAAGCGTTCTACCATGTGTACAATGCCCTGGGTTATGGGTTTTCAGAACACGTTTATGAGAACGCGATGGTGATCGCGCTGCGCAAGCTGGGCTTGAAGGTAGAGCAGCAGAAGGAGATCACCGTCTATTACGAAGGCGAGGCGGTTGGCTTCTTCAAGGCCGATCTGCTGGTGAGCAATCTCGTCGTCGTGGAGTTGAAAGCGGCCAAGGCCCTCGATGACGAGCACGAGGCGCAACTGTTGAACTACCTCAAGGCGACCACCTATGAAGTGGGACAACTTCTCAACTTCGGCCCTAAGCCGGAGCGCGTCCGCCGCGCCTATAGCAATATCAACAAGGGTTCGCTCTCCTGGACCCATCCGTAG